Below is a genomic region from Rhinoraja longicauda isolate Sanriku21f chromosome 34, sRhiLon1.1, whole genome shotgun sequence.
ctgcgagctcccgatgttgcggtctgcagggcccacggccaaagcctccgagatggtaagtccaggccctgcgaccggagtctttgaggtcgatcccagctggaggccgccgactccacgatgttaggccgtagcgcgaatggagatacgacacggtaaaggtcgcatctccgttgaggaggagatttgaaaaaaaggtttcccccaacccccccaccacccccctacatacacagaattaaaaataaaacaaaacgtacatttaacaacgacaatgacaaaaaaacaacaaaaaaacggagagactgccggtgagccgcagctgcagaacacagccacgccccgttttgaattgaattgaattgaatgtgtaacctccggaaatgtcggatgggtttgtttaaaaaaaaaagatgttttgtaaatgatatttattacttgaataaagtattttttgatattaaaaaaaaaaaaaaaaaaaaaaaaaggaaaaaccaGCGGCAAAGCTCGGGCCAAGGCCAAGTCTCGCTCGTCCCGGGCCGGATTGCAGTTCCCGGTTGGCCGTGTACACAGGCACCTGAGAAAGGGCAACTATGCTCAGCGTGTTGGTGCCGGAGCCCCGGTCTATCTGGCTGCTGTGCTCGAGTATCTGACGGCAGAAATCCTCAAGCTGGCCGGCAATGCGGCCCAGGACAACAAGAAGAGCCGCATCATCCCCAGACATCTGCAGCTGGCTGCCCGAAACGGCGAGGAGCTCAACAAGCTGTTGGGAGGGGTGACCATCGCTCAGGGCGGTGTGCTGCCCAATATCCAGGTCGTGCTGTTACCCAAGAAAACTGGCGGAGCGAGCAAGTAAGCGAGAGAAACTGAACATAGTAACCCaaaggctcttttcagagccactCACCATGTCTGTGGAAGGGCTAATCTTTCGCGACTATGCTTCGAGCGGGAAAAGTGTTCATTATTATTGTCGAAAACCGACCCTGCACATTGAGTTGTGTATACAGTGACGTAGCGGTAGACAAACTGCCTTGCTGCGCcacagacccggtttcaatcctgactagaggtgcttgcctgtacgcagtttgtccgttctccccgtttccttccacattcaaaagacgttaATTGGCATAATGTAAATGTACCAAAAAAAATCCCATgtatgtgtaggatcgtgttcatgtgtggggattgctgttcgCTGCTGACTCGCTGGcccttagggcctgtttccgcgctgtacctctaaactaaactaaacatgaaacaGCGGTTGACTGATGCGGAAAGGTAAGTTTTGGCAGATATTCTTACAACAATAAGGTCCCCTAATCTATATAGTTCAAAGCAcatttggaggttgttgtgtaCGGAAGGGTAGTGTGTGGTTTTTGGGATGTAgcagctcctgaacctggacgttacagttttcaggctccagtcCACCTTCTTAAATGGCAGGTGTGAAATAAGGGCATAaccatggtggtgtgggtctttgcaaGCTGCCTTTTTTGAGGTAGCAACTGttgtagattcctttgatgggggcaggtcagtacccgtgattgaCTGGGAGTGTTTACCAGTTTTTGCAATCttgttcattcctgggcgttcgatttgccgaaccaggcagtgatgcaaccAGTGATAgagatatgctctctactgtacacctgtagaagttcatgagagtattcgttgacatacaGAATCGCCTCAATCTTCTATAGAAGTAGAAACGTTGATAGGCTTTATTTATGATTGCATCTAAGTGTTGGACCCAGGTCATATCTACAAAGATGTCCAGTCCCACGAATGTCCAGCTTTGACTCTCCACCACTGTCCTGCGATGAAGGCAAATTCATGAATCCTTATTTTTccattccaaagtccacaatcagttccttggaactgaagtgtgcgcatgtatgGGGCTCGGGccggcgaggcctgtggaatcagcgataatttccaggcgctttgaagatgtgtattacagaaatgagttgcttaaagcttaaataaagtttaagtaaattagaattttcatttgcctcacaacaatttaagcaactcaatctcagaagttaagcagtgtgacattgagatggagaaactattgaaagcacaacgcttggatctggatttcaactcacctactgcagcaaaggaatggaagctCTGGCTTCATACACTAAATAACTACTTTGATGAGTGtggcgacaatgcaccagacaaattcaggacattaataagctgtctcttatgatgtatatgattacatagaggaatgtacaacttatgattctattgatgtactaagcagactcttcgttaagacacccaatgtaatatttgctcgacacctcctcGCTACTCGTAAACATAAACCTGGTGAATCACTTTATgagcagttacagctgatcaatattttttttttttttttttttaatatttttattaaaagtacggtaaattacaataatacaacagatatatcttaatacattttttataccgcttcatttttttgagctttaagaaaaagatagaagtaaagaagtaaagaaagaaagtgcgcaagagtcgtgaagtgcaagagagtgttgggaaaagaaagccccttggaaaagaagttagagaaggaagtaaagtaagaaagtagaccctagaaaagaaaaaaaaaaaaaaaaaaaaaaaaaaaaaaggggtagaaacaatcgctctattataacattaaactccgcaggaaggggactaccaaccaagtctgttttgttgttttacctcccgttaccaggtcctgataccatttatttatttatttctttgtaaaattactattgcacctcatgcttgtaataggtccaaaaacgtagaccacgtcttttggaattggtctgctttacctgctaagaggaatctcatctcttccaaatgtagtgtttcaaacatatttgatatccacatttttattgttggtgtgggcgcatttttccagaatttcagtatgagcttttttcccattattagcccttaattaaataaattcttctgaaacacgtttaattcagggttaccttccgatattccaaaaatgatccattctggttttggtaccagttttattttgattaattttgaaaaaatatcaaatatttcataccagaatttttggatttttgtacaaaaaacaaaagaatgcgctatagtagcttcttgacacagacatttatcacaaattggtgaaacattcgggaagattttatttaatttagtttttgaataatataatctatgtaatgttttgaattggatgagcgtatgtcgtacgttgatcgaacatttatgcacctgtagtgaatgattatcccaactctcttttgaaatttttatagctaaatcttgttcccagtctcttctaattccatctgttgtgggtattgctatgtttaaaatgatattatataaatacgatattagattagctgattccgcctttgtcttcattgcttcatccagtaagtcggaaggcatattataataatcttttgtatattttttcagataatcacgaatttgaagatatttaaaatattggttatttttcaaattatatttcagttgtatttgttgaaatgatagtaattttcccaattcatacaaatcttcgagcgatttgattcccattctttcccattgtataaatgatttgtctataattgatggtttaaacgatggattattgactattggtattaaaagagataagtttcttaattttagattctgttttatttgtttccatgttctaattgtgctatgtataattggatttttattataatttttattattcagatttattggtgagaggatagtcgctcctatattactcggggagcagtcccctttttccattaagatccaagccgcctgatgggcagaattgtccagcaggtgaatcatatttttaatatttactgcccaattataatacataaagttagggagcgctagaccccccaactcttttcgtttattaaggtgtgctatttgtattctatgggatttataatcccatataaaatttgtaatgtctgagtccaattttttgaaaaaccttttagggagatatataggtattgattgaaataggtataggatttgtggtaagaaaatcatttttatagcatttattctgcctattaaggacatcggaagtgttttccagaatttaatcaaattatttaatttcttaagtaagggattataattggctttaaacatatcctggtaatttctagtaatttcaattcccaaatatttgaatttttctgtagctattttaaaagggaatttccggaggtgtgttgagtcttttggatttatcgacataatttcacttttgttccaatttattctatatcctgaaaaggatccaaaatcctcaattaaatttaatatgtttggtatactaatttgtggttttgtgatgtacagtagtacatcatcggcatatagggatattttgttattcgtatattttgtattataaccataaatatccgagtgtgttcttattttttcagcaaggggttcaattaccaaagcgaataacaacggtgataatgaacatccttgtctattgccccttgatagttcaaatttcgaggataatatattattcgttaatattctagccgtaggtttgttatataataattttatccatgcgataaagttctctcccaattgaaatttttgcaatactttaatcatataatcccattctacttgatcaaacgctttttctgcatccagtgagatgatagataactcttggtcatgaggtttatgtgagtgcattatgttaagcaaacgtctcaaattattgaatgagtgtctcttagatataaatcctgtttgatcctcatttattagtctactaacgtacctgcttagtctactggctagtgttttcgctattattttttgatccgtatttaacaaagcaatagctctatatgatcctggttcttctatatttttatcttttttaagtattaatataatcgttgattctgctagtgtttcaggtaagctttgctctttaaaagcatatgtatacattttctgtaatcgtggaataactatgtcgtaaaatgctttataaaattcattgctgaatccgtctggtcctggtgtttttccattctttagtgtttttattgtgtcttctatctccttcgaagtaatttgtgctcccagttcctcttgttccctcagtgctaattgtggtaggttacaattatctaggaattctgaaattttattattgtctattaacgttttagatgtgtatagattctggtaaaattgagcaaatcttttattaatatccttgggtaatgttaataattcccctctatctgatttaatctttagtattgcattttctttttcccgttttttcaattggcgtgctagaagtttgtggggtttgtccccaaattcgaagtgttcttgttttataatttgaaatagtgttataactttctctgacaataatttatttagcttgaatttcaataataggattttattatgtttatccatagttggatctttagcattatctgtatctaattgttttatttgttcttctaaatgtctttgatcattcttattctttttattttgataagcttgaaatgaaataatgactcctctaataaatgctttgaaggattcccataataacgtgggggatatatctggtgtatcatttatctcaaaaaataggtccatctgtttttttagatatatactcccttgtgggtcttttaaaatttgcgagttaaacctccaaaatgatttattcatagacattccttctaattttaaaacaaaagttaacGGAGAGTGGTCTGAGATCGCATTTATGTGGTATTTAGGGTTCATAGAATGcggaattaattttgtatccacaaGAAAATAGTCTATCCGTGAGTATGTTTTATGCACCGTTGAATAAAACGAATAATCCCTTCCCGTCGGATTTGCAATCCTCCACACATCTGCTATATTTGTGTTTTCCATATATGTGTGTAAGAGTTCACTGGTTTTAGATTTCAGATGTTGTGTTAGCAGTCGCA
It encodes:
- the LOC144609582 gene encoding histone H2A-like, with amino-acid sequence MPLRGEFFELSLKTEAPSLVDWNQAHPWASSIAITRECGRRRTLGLRLIGSFSGGKTSGKARAKAKSRSSRAGLQFPVGRVHRHLRKGNYAQRVGAGAPVYLAAVLEYLTAEILKLAGNAAQDNKKSRIIPRHLQLAARNGEELNKLLGGVTIAQGGVLPNIQVVLLPKKTGGASK